In Pirellulales bacterium, the DNA window ATCAACGGCGGACTCAACGCCGGCATCAACGTGCTCTATTCGGGCACGGTGGCGGCGGCCATCGAAGGGGCGTTTTTCGAAATCACCAGCATCGCCGTGTCGCTGGAGTACGACGAGCACGCGCGGTTCGACCGGGCGGCCCGACTGGCCCGCGAAGTGATCGAGCAGCTTCTGAAGCTCAAGGGGCCGTCGCCGCAGCTTTACAACTTGAACATTCCCACAGTGGCCTTGGAGCGGCCCGCCGAGGTGCGCGTGGTGCCCATGGGCGCGGCCCGCTATGGCGAACAATTCGAGAAGCGGCGCGACCCGCGCGGCCGGCCTTATTATTGGGCCGTCAACGGACCGCCCCCGCCGCAGACCGCGCACGAGACCGATCTGAGCGCTTTGGCCGCGGGATTTGTT includes these proteins:
- the surE gene encoding 5'/3'-nucleotidase SurE, yielding MQILLTNDDGIYAPGLAALERELRHLGEVCVVAPAVEQSGVGHSITFLSPLVVKELFDGDRRRGWAVEGSPADCVKLGIFEFCKYRPDLVVSGINGGLNAGINVLYSGTVAAAIEGAFFEITSIAVSLEYDEHARFDRAARLAREVIEQLLKLKGPSPQLYNLNIPTVALERPAEVRVVPMGAARYGEQFEKRRDPRGRPYYWAVNGPPPPQTAHETDLSALAAGFVTLTPLDFDMTKRTVLSEMERWNFHLTLE